One Marinitoga hydrogenitolerans DSM 16785 genomic window carries:
- the crcB gene encoding fluoride efflux transporter CrcB: protein MTLIYIGLGGFLGAISRYLVSKYINTIFALGNMPYGTLLVNISGAFILSFLMSLSMHKLEIPKNFMLFFSTGFIGSYTTFSTFMYETIMLNEESFTLYSFLYLIISIILGLIAAFLGYALGRMGT, encoded by the coding sequence ATGACTTTAATTTATATAGGCCTTGGAGGCTTTTTAGGCGCTATTTCAAGATATTTAGTATCAAAATATATAAATACTATCTTTGCGCTGGGAAATATGCCTTATGGCACCTTATTAGTTAATATTAGTGGAGCATTTATATTGAGTTTTTTAATGTCATTGAGTATGCATAAATTAGAAATACCTAAAAATTTTATGTTGTTTTTTTCAACTGGTTTTATAGGTTCTTATACTACATTCTCCACTTTCATGTATGAAACCATAATGTTAAATGAAGAGTCCTTTACTTTATATTCTTTTTTATATCTAATTATAAGTATTATATTAGGCCTTATTGCTGCATTTTTAGGTTATGCTTTGGGGAGGATGGGAACATGA
- a CDS encoding metallophosphoesterase: MTFFKRSTFLIIIIVIYAFFIEPFSIKKNYLNIKIPNLNSKIKIIHITDLHIYKYIFFHDKILNNIKQENPDLILYTGDSIIKNTVKNDLNMFFKALNEISPVYAVYGNWDYYNLNLINDVYNKNNIHLINDNTTSIYFNDFSLKLVGLPIYKKLSYSDTTPASYTIVLEHIPDTILYNKEIFDQANLILAGHTHGGQVYIPFITKYFLKQYAFYLRGEMDFSNNKIMYINRGLGSWFNLRLFSPPEILIIKLSNN; the protein is encoded by the coding sequence ATGACTTTTTTTAAACGCTCAACATTTCTAATAATAATAATAGTTATATATGCTTTTTTCATAGAACCTTTTTCCATTAAAAAAAATTATTTAAATATTAAAATACCCAATTTAAATTCAAAAATAAAAATTATACATATTACAGATTTACACATTTATAAATATATTTTTTTTCATGATAAAATATTAAATAATATAAAACAAGAAAATCCCGATTTAATACTTTATACCGGAGATTCTATTATAAAAAATACTGTTAAAAATGACTTAAATATGTTTTTTAAAGCACTAAATGAAATCTCCCCTGTTTACGCAGTTTACGGAAATTGGGATTATTATAATTTAAATTTAATAAATGATGTGTATAATAAAAATAACATTCATTTGATTAATGATAATACAACAAGTATTTACTTTAATGATTTCTCGTTAAAACTCGTGGGGCTTCCAATATATAAAAAATTAAGTTATTCTGATACTACTCCTGCCAGTTATACAATTGTGTTAGAACATATACCTGATACTATTTTATACAACAAAGAAATATTTGATCAGGCAAATTTAATTCTGGCTGGTCATACACATGGTGGTCAAGTTTATATTCCTTTTATAACAAAATATTTTCTAAAACAATATGCATTTTATTTAAGAGGCGAAATGGATTTTAGCAATAATAAAATAATGTATATAAATAGAGGATTAGGTTCATGGTTTAATCTTCGCCTTTTTTCTCCACCAGAAATTTTAATAATCAAATTATCTAATAATTAA
- a CDS encoding S-layer homology domain-containing protein yields the protein MRKTLLVLALVLFGVLSFAFKDVPEDHWAYEYVMDLANRGILPMEDNFNPDIVLTKAEVAVLLSDTLTYVENDPVLAKAEDIKRVETVLKMLDKKLAGLSSLSDDVAVNIENIDGLWEELDTVKSDLDYVAGQNVKEHQELKDMISKKADMDTVDKLSKDLEKTNAKLETITKVAYRAFNNADMLVEDMLDLQDQVDELSGNFDTFKTYTARSLMELKYKTLDLEDRLSNDEDKLAKLEGINTKLNAIESAVTANQTVLISLTKKSKDLEDKLGMTSSDLSKVQYLSKDLSDRMVNVEGKVAANEESSNKANMLAMVGIALAGVALVLPFVVK from the coding sequence ATGCGTAAAACACTTTTAGTATTGGCATTAGTTCTTTTTGGAGTATTATCTTTTGCATTTAAAGATGTTCCAGAAGATCATTGGGCATATGAGTATGTTATGGACTTAGCAAATAGAGGTATTCTTCCTATGGAAGATAATTTCAATCCAGACATTGTTTTAACAAAAGCTGAAGTTGCTGTATTATTATCAGATACATTGACTTATGTTGAAAATGACCCTGTTTTAGCAAAAGCCGAAGATATTAAAAGAGTAGAAACAGTTTTAAAAATGTTAGATAAAAAATTAGCAGGATTATCCTCGTTATCTGATGACGTTGCTGTAAATATCGAAAATATCGATGGATTATGGGAAGAATTAGATACAGTAAAATCTGATTTAGATTATGTTGCTGGACAAAATGTAAAAGAACATCAAGAATTAAAAGATATGATTTCAAAAAAAGCTGATATGGATACTGTAGATAAGTTATCAAAAGATTTAGAAAAGACAAATGCAAAATTAGAAACAATAACAAAAGTTGCTTACAGAGCATTTAACAACGCAGATATGTTAGTAGAAGATATGTTAGATCTTCAAGATCAAGTGGATGAATTATCTGGAAATTTTGACACTTTCAAAACTTATACAGCAAGAAGTTTAATGGAATTAAAATATAAAACTCTTGATTTAGAAGATAGATTGTCAAATGATGAAGATAAATTAGCAAAATTAGAAGGTATTAACACAAAATTAAATGCAATTGAATCAGCTGTAACTGCAAATCAAACAGTTTTAATTAGCTTAACAAAAAAGAGTAAAGATTTAGAAGATAAATTAGGAATGACTTCAAGTGATTTATCAAAAGTTCAATATTTATCTAAAGATTTATCAGATAGAATGGTTAATGTTGAAGGAAAAGTTGCTGCTAATGAAGAATCATCAAACAAGGCTAACATGTTAGCAATGGTTGGAATAGCATTAGCAGGTGTTGCATTAGTATTACCATTTGTAGTAAAATAA
- a CDS encoding DUF190 domain-containing protein has translation MNFLRIYLGESDHCGHEPVYKHIVKLCYEHGLKGVTVLKGVMGFGEKHHVHRVDFLTLSEDLPIVIEVVDENEKIRKLIEEIKKCNFDGLVVYWDVSTLRIKKEAL, from the coding sequence ATGAATTTTTTAAGAATTTATTTAGGTGAAAGTGATCATTGCGGACATGAACCTGTTTATAAACATATTGTAAAACTATGTTATGAACATGGATTAAAAGGAGTTACTGTATTAAAAGGTGTCATGGGGTTTGGTGAAAAACATCATGTTCATAGAGTAGATTTTTTAACTTTAAGTGAAGATTTACCTATAGTTATTGAGGTTGTTGATGAAAATGAAAAAATTAGAAAACTAATTGAAGAAATTAAAAAATGTAATTTTGATGGTTTAGTAGTTTATTGGGATGTCAGTACCCTAAGAATAAAGAAAGAAGCCCTCTAA
- a CDS encoding S1 RNA-binding domain-containing protein produces the protein MAFGETVKVTVKDIKKFGAFVTLESGEEGFIHISKISNDYVKNISDFLKVGQELEGKIIGKTKDGKVELSLKTEDVKEEKKDDEFEKKLTRFLRDSDRKLSEYSKRLDKKRGGKGKR, from the coding sequence ATGGCATTTGGAGAAACTGTGAAAGTAACGGTAAAAGACATTAAAAAATTTGGAGCATTTGTTACACTAGAATCTGGTGAAGAAGGTTTTATTCACATTTCAAAGATTTCAAATGACTATGTAAAAAACATTTCTGACTTTTTAAAAGTTGGTCAAGAGCTCGAAGGAAAAATCATAGGAAAAACAAAAGATGGAAAGGTTGAACTCTCCTTGAAAACTGAAGATGTCAAAGAAGAAAAGAAAGATGATGAGTTCGAAAAAAAGCTCACTAGATTCTTAAGAGACAGCGACAGAAAATTATCAGAGTACTCAAAAAGACTCGATAAGAAAAGAGGTGGCAAGGGGAAGAGATAA
- a CDS encoding HU family DNA-binding protein: MNKKELVSALAEKVNVTKKEAALFVDSFVEVVSEALGNGESVKIVGFGTFEVVERKPRKGVNPQTKEAIEIPGGKVPKFKAGKELKAKVKG, translated from the coding sequence ATGAACAAAAAGGAACTCGTTAGCGCATTAGCTGAAAAAGTTAATGTTACAAAGAAAGAAGCCGCTTTATTTGTTGATTCTTTTGTTGAAGTTGTATCTGAAGCTTTAGGTAACGGTGAAAGCGTTAAGATCGTTGGTTTTGGTACATTTGAAGTTGTTGAAAGAAAACCAAGAAAAGGCGTTAATCCACAAACAAAAGAAGCTATTGAAATCCCTGGTGGAAAAGTACCTAAATTCAAAGCTGGAAAAGAATTAAAAGCAAAAGTAAAAGGATAA
- a CDS encoding transcriptional regulator, producing MKKLLIIFVLFATIISFSIDFNIDYWYIQYKLLLDENGIDIKNNLDISYKITFSDYLFSKKWMLSFENYNDFPEFDELKIHFNDEYSFLFKSNYFGIDYKDKITAYYKDLSEDYVVSEDKLSEGIIFNWENLLNNSEYGFLIEQYKYKNFRVDYLNVYTKNDINTYLKNIYYINSTTKNNEIERLNQLKATLEYLKNKYISEIYISDPGTDVSSSSTIVSINNAIEEIEGQINALNSYSQTISIDTTYIENGIYSYLKYNGFYFTGVYLKKESENIESEKSTPIELEVANYINFNNFELDIDNILTSKNIEIGNEYNYTLEKELKEKKYLKFGYKNRFKIFDTYFLPNIKFIWKKDNTLPYYIYPISLSAEYLNFDSIYKIYSEESTTLVLGSQITKLFDKNSLYVNYNFAIDFNKDKFVYNQVLDSFFRLQLGKNYAKFGYKNFTVNLNDEENKDVFQKYYFEGVLIPIKNFYINTQLWNYNYEKLNDIEHEIGYEINLYYKLNEMRTGFEFGNAIIDKTTKLIIGSKDNNYWQFYIKIDVTPSSDEAFEYNE from the coding sequence ATGAAAAAGTTATTAATTATATTTGTTTTATTTGCTACTATAATTTCTTTTTCTATTGATTTTAATATAGATTATTGGTATATACAATATAAACTTCTGTTAGATGAAAATGGAATTGATATAAAAAATAATCTTGATATTTCGTATAAAATAACATTTAGTGATTATTTGTTTTCTAAAAAATGGATGTTATCCTTTGAAAACTACAATGATTTTCCTGAATTTGATGAATTAAAAATTCATTTTAATGATGAGTATTCTTTTTTATTTAAATCCAATTACTTTGGAATTGATTATAAAGATAAAATTACCGCATATTATAAAGATTTATCAGAGGATTATGTTGTATCCGAAGATAAATTAAGCGAAGGTATTATCTTTAATTGGGAAAATTTATTGAACAATTCAGAATACGGATTTTTAATAGAACAATACAAATATAAAAATTTTAGAGTGGATTATCTTAATGTATATACAAAAAATGACATAAATACTTATTTGAAAAATATTTATTATATAAATTCAACAACAAAAAATAATGAAATAGAAAGATTAAATCAATTAAAAGCAACATTGGAATATTTAAAGAACAAATATATCAGTGAAATTTACATTTCTGATCCAGGAACAGATGTTTCTTCAAGTTCAACAATCGTTTCCATAAACAATGCTATTGAAGAAATTGAAGGACAAATTAATGCCTTAAACTCGTATTCTCAAACTATTAGTATAGACACTACATATATTGAAAATGGTATATATTCATACCTTAAATATAATGGTTTTTATTTTACTGGCGTATATTTAAAAAAAGAAAGTGAAAATATTGAAAGCGAAAAGTCAACTCCAATTGAATTAGAAGTTGCAAATTATATTAATTTTAATAATTTTGAATTAGATATAGATAATATATTAACTTCAAAAAATATTGAAATTGGAAATGAATATAACTATACTTTAGAAAAGGAATTAAAAGAAAAAAAGTATTTGAAATTTGGTTATAAAAACAGATTCAAAATATTTGATACTTACTTTCTTCCAAATATAAAATTTATCTGGAAAAAAGATAATACATTACCTTATTATATTTATCCAATTAGTTTAAGTGCAGAATATTTAAATTTTGATTCGATTTACAAAATATATTCAGAAGAATCGACCACACTTGTTCTTGGAAGTCAAATAACAAAACTTTTTGATAAAAATTCTTTATATGTTAATTATAACTTTGCAATTGATTTTAATAAAGATAAATTTGTTTATAATCAAGTGTTGGATAGTTTTTTTAGACTACAACTTGGAAAAAATTATGCTAAATTCGGATATAAAAATTTTACTGTAAATTTGAATGATGAAGAAAATAAAGATGTTTTTCAAAAATATTATTTCGAAGGCGTTTTAATTCCTATTAAGAATTTTTATATTAATACTCAATTATGGAATTATAATTATGAAAAATTAAATGATATTGAACATGAAATAGGTTATGAAATCAATCTTTATTATAAATTAAATGAGATGCGAACAGGTTTTGAATTTGGAAATGCTATTATTGATAAAACGACAAAGCTTATTATAGGTTCTAAAGATAACAATTACTGGCAATTTTATATAAAAATAGATGTAACTCCATCAAGTGACGAAGCCTTTGAATATAATGAATGA
- a CDS encoding FmdB family zinc ribbon protein, whose translation MPIYRYICEDCGNEFTVMHGMNEEPNVFCEQCGGKARKGIGRIGISFKGNGFYINDSKGSSKSSKSKSTSSTSSEKK comes from the coding sequence ATGCCTATATATAGATATATTTGTGAAGATTGTGGAAATGAATTTACAGTTATGCATGGAATGAATGAAGAACCAAATGTTTTTTGTGAGCAATGTGGAGGTAAAGCTAGAAAAGGTATAGGAAGAATAGGAATTAGTTTTAAGGGAAACGGTTTTTATATAAATGATTCGAAAGGATCAAGTAAATCATCGAAATCTAAATCAACATCGTCAACATCGAGTGAAAAAAAATAA
- the rpmE gene encoding 50S ribosomal protein L31, with protein sequence MKKGIHPEMKLITVRCACGAEHQLYSTEENFRVDVCSKCHPFYLGESSSQIIDTEGRVQKFKNKYAKFLNS encoded by the coding sequence ATGAAAAAGGGAATACACCCAGAAATGAAACTCATCACAGTAAGATGCGCATGTGGTGCTGAACATCAATTATACAGCACAGAAGAGAACTTTCGTGTTGATGTTTGTTCAAAATGTCACCCATTCTATTTAGGAGAATCAAGTTCTCAAATTATTGATACAGAAGGTAGAGTTCAAAAGTTTAAAAATAAATATGCAAAATTTCTCAACTCATAA
- a CDS encoding tetratricopeptide repeat protein: METVAIIDLMGEKIEINTNTVFPVILADVMYEGDIDLMMADLKSKEKLMTESKKIKKISEKIPGISSNFVTKPFIFSEFLSYLKEFELSPSDFNHATLNELYDIILDYADHHEFDDLKSIIKFMIEIDPNYTPAYEILGSVLIEEGNLEEGKKYLELAVKQDPWNVAALSELGETYFNLGEYEKAAEIWMKEVELMPENTVTYFMISDAYRQCGNFKKAARILEKFLNKYPKSILAKYELMEVYKKLERSIEANELKAEISRSQPEYVSDVEIWAKIMFQNEKYEKVERFINKFLDRNNEYEHFKILLVVPLLKSGKTEEAKLIIREIKEKFPWYYYGMKNILEDILDENEKTVLVD; this comes from the coding sequence ATGGAAACAGTGGCTATTATTGATTTAATGGGAGAAAAGATTGAAATAAATACTAATACAGTTTTTCCAGTTATTTTGGCAGATGTTATGTATGAGGGTGATATTGATTTGATGATGGCAGATTTAAAATCAAAGGAAAAATTAATGACTGAATCAAAAAAGATTAAAAAAATTTCAGAAAAAATACCAGGCATATCTTCAAATTTTGTTACAAAACCATTTATATTCTCCGAATTCCTTTCCTATTTGAAAGAATTTGAATTAAGTCCTTCTGATTTTAATCACGCTACTTTAAATGAATTGTATGATATAATTTTGGATTATGCAGATCATCATGAATTTGATGATTTGAAAAGTATAATAAAGTTTATGATTGAAATAGATCCTAATTATACACCAGCATATGAGATATTAGGTTCAGTGTTAATAGAAGAAGGGAATTTAGAAGAGGGAAAAAAATACTTAGAATTAGCAGTTAAACAGGATCCTTGGAATGTAGCAGCATTGTCTGAACTTGGTGAAACGTATTTTAATCTTGGTGAATATGAAAAAGCTGCTGAAATATGGATGAAGGAAGTTGAATTAATGCCAGAAAATACAGTAACATATTTTATGATATCTGATGCATATAGACAATGTGGAAACTTTAAAAAAGCAGCAAGAATATTAGAAAAATTTTTGAATAAATATCCAAAAAGTATTTTAGCGAAGTATGAATTAATGGAGGTTTATAAAAAACTTGAAAGAAGTATAGAAGCAAATGAGTTAAAAGCAGAAATTTCGCGATCTCAACCAGAATATGTAAGTGATGTTGAAATTTGGGCGAAAATAATGTTTCAAAATGAGAAATATGAAAAGGTTGAAAGATTTATCAATAAATTTTTAGATAGAAATAATGAATATGAACATTTTAAGATATTATTAGTTGTACCGCTTTTGAAATCCGGAAAAACAGAAGAAGCAAAATTGATAATTAGAGAAATTAAAGAAAAATTCCCATGGTATTATTATGGTATGAAAAATATTCTTGAGGATATTCTTGATGAAAATGAAAAAACTGTACTTGTGGATTAA
- the secG gene encoding preprotein translocase subunit SecG codes for MSILTILAVIVHIILSIALIYFALQRMQKNAELGGAFGSGASHTMFGREKGLDPAARMALWAGILFMISCFVVAALLAR; via the coding sequence GTGTCAATTTTAACAATATTAGCAGTTATTGTTCATATTATTTTATCTATTGCTTTAATTTATTTTGCATTACAAAGAATGCAAAAGAACGCTGAATTAGGCGGCGCTTTCGGATCAGGTGCTTCCCATACAATGTTTGGAAGAGAAAAAGGTCTTGACCCAGCTGCAAGAATGGCTTTATGGGCAGGTATTTTATTCATGATTTCATGTTTTGTTGTAGCAGCACTTCTTGCGAGGTGA
- a CDS encoding DUF58 domain-containing protein → MKYKIKGLLLMSIASILFNIFYFSNYTILLLVLVLFGWYEFFQKKKVFENLEIEYDLEYEKCFIEEEIEYRIYLKNNSNEDIYITISPSNLLSRLKPPFQRIKLLSNEKKKITFITSFGTRGIKEIGYISINYKTPLGFEFWKIKKVNKTIEVLPEFIYSEFNKESLKKLLPGQKSNIRVLEDVTYVENIDEYNNEPMNRINWKVSAKYDKLMVKKYAHTSTGKVYMFVDLNLPDGIPKNNIFWKSERKIYEEYALKAAASIIRNQKLKHEDVNLVVIGKEIKRISSNDWINYYDILSISTGTEEPEYKIEEIIEHDLPYFTYEDTVIIISIHLTDKIIPDLIKLRAKTSKVIVLIMPYGFRIEHEGKLNIKEHDMFRIEAIDLEKKTILLEENHIIVRLVSPNNSLTEIFETI, encoded by the coding sequence ATGTCTATAGCTTCTATATTATTTAATATATTTTATTTTAGCAATTATACAATATTGCTATTAGTGTTGGTTTTGTTTGGATGGTATGAATTTTTTCAAAAGAAAAAAGTATTTGAAAATTTAGAAATTGAATATGATTTAGAATATGAAAAATGCTTTATTGAAGAAGAAATTGAATATAGAATATATTTAAAAAATAACTCCAATGAAGATATCTATATTACAATATCACCATCAAATTTATTAAGCAGATTAAAACCACCGTTTCAAAGAATAAAATTATTATCAAACGAAAAGAAAAAAATAACATTTATTACATCTTTTGGTACGAGAGGAATTAAAGAGATTGGTTATATAAGTATAAATTATAAGACGCCTTTGGGATTTGAATTTTGGAAAATAAAAAAGGTTAATAAAACTATAGAGGTTTTGCCAGAATTCATATATTCTGAATTTAACAAAGAAAGTTTAAAAAAATTACTTCCTGGACAGAAGTCAAATATTAGGGTTTTAGAAGACGTAACCTATGTGGAAAATATTGATGAATATAACAATGAACCAATGAATAGAATAAATTGGAAAGTTTCTGCAAAATACGATAAATTAATGGTAAAAAAATATGCACATACATCAACAGGAAAAGTTTATATGTTTGTTGATTTGAATCTTCCAGATGGTATTCCTAAGAATAATATATTTTGGAAAAGTGAAAGAAAGATATATGAAGAGTATGCATTAAAGGCAGCTGCAAGTATTATAAGAAATCAAAAATTAAAACATGAAGATGTTAATCTCGTTGTGATAGGAAAAGAAATAAAGAGAATTTCTTCAAATGATTGGATAAATTATTATGATATTCTTTCAATTTCCACAGGAACAGAAGAACCAGAGTACAAAATAGAGGAGATAATAGAACATGATCTTCCATATTTTACATATGAAGATACTGTAATTATAATATCAATACATTTAACAGATAAAATAATTCCAGATTTAATTAAGTTAAGAGCAAAAACTTCTAAGGTTATAGTATTAATAATGCCATATGGTTTTAGAATAGAACATGAAGGAAAATTAAATATAAAAGAGCATGATATGTTCAGGATAGAAGCTATAGATCTTGAAAAAAAAACTATTTTGCTTGAAGAAAATCATATAATTGTAAGATTAGTGTCACCTAATAATTCATTAACAGAAATTTTTGAAACAATCTAA
- the tyrS gene encoding tyrosine--tRNA ligase produces MDFERHFEIIKRNTIDLITEEDLKKRLKSKKTLRVKLGVDPSRPDLHLGHAVVLKKLREFQNLGHQVVLIIGDFTARIGDPSGRSKTRPMLTKEEVEQNAESYKKQAFKILDPEKTEIRYNSEWLDKLSFYDIIKLSSNYTVARMLERDDFAKRLAKNEPISVSEFMYPLAQAYDSVMVKADIEIGGTDQLFNLLVGRKIQEAYGQEPQVVLTMPIIEGTDGNLKMSKSYDNYIAFEDEPFDMYGKVMSIPDSLILKYMRLATDIPEDTIKTYEEKMKNNSINPRDIKMLLAHEIVTFFHGKEKADYAQNEFIKVFQKKDIPDEINEIAVNSPIKAIDLVMATKSVSSKSEAKRLINQGAVKLNDIKINDPFQLLEIKGDEILRIGKRRFFKLNTN; encoded by the coding sequence GTGGATTTTGAAAGGCATTTTGAAATTATAAAAAGAAATACCATAGATTTAATAACTGAAGAAGATTTAAAAAAGCGTTTAAAATCCAAAAAAACTTTAAGAGTTAAATTAGGTGTAGATCCTTCAAGACCAGATCTTCACTTAGGTCATGCTGTTGTTTTAAAAAAGTTAAGAGAATTTCAAAATTTAGGTCACCAGGTAGTCTTAATCATCGGAGATTTTACTGCACGAATTGGTGACCCATCGGGTCGTTCAAAAACAAGACCTATGCTTACAAAAGAAGAAGTTGAACAAAATGCAGAATCATATAAAAAACAAGCATTTAAAATTCTTGACCCAGAAAAAACCGAGATACGCTATAACAGTGAATGGTTGGATAAACTTTCTTTCTATGATATTATAAAACTGTCCTCTAATTATACTGTTGCGAGAATGTTAGAAAGAGATGATTTTGCAAAAAGATTGGCTAAAAATGAACCTATAAGTGTTTCTGAATTTATGTATCCTTTAGCTCAAGCATATGATTCAGTAATGGTGAAAGCTGACATTGAAATTGGTGGAACTGATCAATTGTTTAATCTTCTCGTTGGAAGAAAAATTCAGGAAGCTTATGGTCAAGAACCTCAAGTTGTGTTAACAATGCCTATAATAGAAGGAACAGATGGAAATTTAAAAATGAGTAAATCTTACGATAATTACATTGCATTTGAGGATGAACCTTTTGATATGTATGGAAAAGTTATGTCTATTCCAGATAGCTTAATATTAAAGTATATGAGATTAGCAACCGATATACCTGAAGATACTATTAAAACATATGAAGAGAAAATGAAAAACAATTCTATTAATCCTCGAGATATAAAAATGCTATTAGCTCATGAAATTGTTACGTTTTTCCACGGTAAAGAAAAAGCTGATTATGCTCAAAATGAGTTTATCAAGGTGTTCCAGAAGAAAGATATACCCGACGAAATTAACGAAATAGCTGTAAATTCTCCTATTAAAGCTATAGACTTAGTAATGGCAACCAAATCTGTGTCCAGTAAAAGTGAAGCAAAAAGGTTGATTAATCAAGGTGCCGTTAAACTAAATGACATTAAAATCAATGATCCTTTCCAATTATTAGAAATTAAGGGCGATGAAATACTAAGAATTGGGAAAAGAAGATTTTTTAAACTAAATACTAATTGA